ACGGATGTATAAGAGATGTCAGAATTTATGGGAGGACATTAAATAACTCCGAAGTGGAAGGTAATTATAACGGAAATGTTGTTACAAATGGTTTAGTATCGTGGTGGAAGTTTGATGAAGGAAAAGGAAATATTGCATATGGTAGAATCGGGGGGCAAGATGCAACAATTTATGGGGCAAGATGGGTGAATTATGCGGAATATACATATGGCAAAGCGGGAGAATACGAGGTAACTTTAACGGTACGGAACGAGGACGGGCTCAGCGATTCAATTTCAAAGAAAATTTTTGTTTCTTCCTCATAATGATGTAAAATATGATCGCAATCATTACTGCAAAAATGGTTACCCAGTAGTTGTCGGAGCGTATCGCATAAATTTGCCATTCGTTCCAGCTCAGCGGGAACAAAAGTTTCATTCCGCCAGAAGTATGCCTGAGAAAGAAATCCAGTACAAAGTGAGTTGTTACTCCCACGGATAAAAATATGAAAGCCTCTTTTATCTTCGGGAAAAAAGATGCTATGATTCCTGCAACAAGTAAAGAGCCGACAGGGGTATGCAACGGATCGAAAAAGCCGTGGGTATCTATTTTTAATGCGGTAAAGACAAGGTTTATTTTTATTAAATCCGGTAGGAGAGAGCCGACAATAACTAAAGAAACATCCATTTTTGCTGCCCTCCCCGTAATCCATCCCGCGATGGTATGCGTAAGCCAATCAGGCATTTTTACCCTCGAACATGAATTTTTTAAAGTTGAATTTCCAATTACGGAAAAGGAAATAAATGGCGAAGGGAATGGCTGGGAGAGAACGGATGAATATGAGGCTGGATTTCCAGCTGCTGCTCACCATGATTTTTTTAGCTGTTACATGTCCCTTTCCATCCAACACACCGGTAACCTCCACAATATCTCCTTTTTTCAAACTTATATTTTTTGTTCCTATTGTTAGAGAATTGTAGGGAGGTTCCGTGAGACATATTTCTATTTCCCCATTGTTTGCTTCAACCACCTTTCCGCCAAAAGATACTTCAGTATTATTATATTTCTCAAAATTTTTTAGAATATAATCCATGTCCGGGTCTTTTTTGTCGTGTTCTACAAGGCTGTATGCCATAAGAAGAAAAAGGATAATAAGAAAAAGAAATGCTGTCCGTCTCATTGCCGTGAAAACTTTACACATTATTTTTAATTTTCGACCGTTTGGCTTTTATACTGCTTTTTATTTATGCTTGACAATGTGCCTTCATACAAGTTGTGGTTCGGAAGAGAGGGTATGGCTTCCTTTAAGAAATGATGAAAAGAGTGAAGTAGCTCTCCATCCATGGTGCACTAAATGCGGCACGGTGAAAAATATTTCCTCTGATAAAGCAAAAAAGATGGGATATTGGACAAATATCCTGGCACGCATATCGCAGCGGTTTAACGTTGCTCAAGCACAAAAAAGGCTTGCCGCGAAAGAGCTTGAAGCATATGACGGATTTGATGATGTTTATTCATTAACTGGCAGTTCTCAGCAAAAAATTTTTGTAGAGGTGGTAAAAAAATATTTTAACCTGAGGGAAAAAACAATCTATTCCTTTCTCTGATAATCTGAATTGATGTGATGATAGGAGGGCTATCAGTTGGCCAGTTTGAGGAAGGAAAGTATTATCTATTAGGATTTATTGGCAAAGGAATACGGAACCGAAAAGGAAGAAGTAAGATCATATGCGTAGCCCCGCTCAAGTGCTGAAGATGCAATATCTTTAAATATCCCTCAACTGATATGAAAATGGTGGGAAGATGGTATCCTGGGCATTTGAAGAATTAAGAAAGTTAGATGAAATGCAGCCAGAAGCTATTGATGAAATTCTGAAAGAGATTAGAGTGAAAAATCCCGATATTTTCAAGTCTTTGGTTATAGGTGCTTATATAGATGAAAAGATAAATTTGAGTAAGGCTGCAGAATTGCTGGAAACCACAAGGATCGAACTTCGAAGGGATTTTAGAAAAAAGGGAGTACCCATTAGGTCAATATCTCGTGAAGACGTAATTGCAGAAACAGAAGCGATGAAGGAATGGAAATAATTACAGATGCTACGGTTTTATCGAATTTTGCTCTAGTCGATAAATTGGACGTTCTTGTAAATACAGTTCACGTTTGCACCACTGAAGAAGTGATCGAGGAACTAAAAGTTTGCACGAAAAAGGGGATTTTCAAATTTGATGTGGGCATTGAAGTGGTTGATATGAGTGCAGAGGAACGATTAACATTTTCGAGGTTAAGAGGAAAATTTGGAAATGGAGAAGCTTCTTGTCTCGCCGTAGGGATGCATAAAAAGCTTAAGATACTCACGGATGACTTTGATGCAAGAAAATTTGCCCAGCGAATAGCCATTCCAGTTTCTGGAACTATAGGCGTGCTGGTGAAAGCGGTTGAAAAAGGCATTATTTCTGCCAGAGAAGGGCAGAAAATACTTCATAAAATGATAGGAAGAGGGTTTTACTCATCAATTGAAGATTTTTACCGGATTTTACAGAAGGGAGAGGATGTATGAAAACCTAGGTAGAGATGAAAAGACATCCTCTGCA
This region of Candidatus Thermoplasmatota archaeon genomic DNA includes:
- a CDS encoding metal-dependent hydrolase, translating into MPDWLTHTIAGWITGRAAKMDVSLVIVGSLLPDLIKINLVFTALKIDTHGFFDPLHTPVGSLLVAGIIASFFPKIKEAFIFLSVGVTTHFVLDFFLRHTSGGMKLLFPLSWNEWQIYAIRSDNYWVTIFAVMIAIIFYIIMRKKQKFSLKLNR
- a CDS encoding UPF0175 family protein; the encoded protein is MVSWAFEELRKLDEMQPEAIDEILKEIRVKNPDIFKSLVIGAYIDEKINLSKAAELLETTRIELRRDFRKKGVPIRSISREDVIAETEAMKEWK
- a CDS encoding DUF3368 domain-containing protein, which gives rise to MEIITDATVLSNFALVDKLDVLVNTVHVCTTEEVIEELKVCTKKGIFKFDVGIEVVDMSAEERLTFSRLRGKFGNGEASCLAVGMHKKLKILTDDFDARKFAQRIAIPVSGTIGVLVKAVEKGIISAREGQKILHKMIGRGFYSSIEDFYRILQKGEDV